The following are encoded together in the Phragmites australis chromosome 19, lpPhrAust1.1, whole genome shotgun sequence genome:
- the LOC133900051 gene encoding regulatory-associated protein of TOR 2-like isoform X3 produces the protein MALGDLMASRLVHSSSSPLPPSASLPNHHHNHVRDDLPVVVNVPERRNGMEADEEKPTPVAYLSQVVVLCEQRHEGLDEAAAAAAGPSTIGLVPKWRPKDRMKTGCVALVLCLNISVDPPDVIKISPCARMECWIDPFSMAPPKALESIGKTLHLQYERWQPKARYKLQLDPTVEEVKKLCNTCRKFARSERVLFHYNGHGVPKPTANGEIWVFNKSYTQYIPLPITDLDSWLKTPSIYVFDCSAAGIIVKAFLERLDWSSSSSASSLKDCILLAACEAHQTLPQSAEFPADVFTACLTTPIKMALHWFCKRSLLCGSLDHSLIDQIPGRQNDRKTLLGELNWIFTAITDTIAWNVLPHDLFQRLFRQDLLVVSLFRNFLLAERIMRSANCSPISFPLLPQTHQHHMWDAWDMAAEICLSKLPQSIADPNAEFQPSPFFTEQLTAFEVWLDHGSEEKKRPEQLPIVLQVLLSQSHRFRALVLLGRFLDMGPWAVDLALSVGIFPCVLKLLQTSAMELRQILVFIWTKILSLDKSCQVDLVKDGGHAYFIRFLDSLDAYPEQRAMAAFVLAVIVDGHRRGQEACINAGLIDVCLRHLQPENLHDAQTEPLLLQWLCLCLGKLWEDFPDAQLLGLQSNAPEIVICLLSEPQPEVRASAVFALGNLLDMGSSSLNGVDDDSDDDEKVKAEINVVRSLLQVSSDGSPLVRSEVAIALTRFASGHNKHLKSIAAEYWKPQTNSLLKSLPSLANISNPSNVYNPNSILQGSSGLASHIGPVLRVGSDSGVTDRDGRISTSSPIVTTSIMHGSPQSDDSSHHSDSGILLKENASNGGLSYTRSKHVDSGFFSQFISTMCSVAKDPYPRISTIGRRALFLIGVEQVVMKHTRFNSGGAHQGETSAPPSNSGMARSSSWFDMNSGNFSMAFRTPPVSPPQHDYLTGLRRVCSMDFRPHLMNSPEGLADPLLSSAGAPSNAELSILPQSIIYNWSCGHFSRPLLTGSDDNEDTNARREERERIALDYIAKCQRSSACKMTSQIASWDTRFELGTKAALLMPFSPIVVAADENEQIRVWNYDDALLVNTFENHKFSDRGLSKLLHINELDESLLLAASSDGNVRIWKNFTQKGRQKLVTAFSSVQGHRAAGRSIVIDWQQQSGYLYASGDMSSILVWDLDKEQLLSTTQLSADSAISALVCVCA, from the exons ATGGCATTGGGGGACCTCATGGCGTCCAGGCTCGTCCACTCGTCGTCCTCGCCGTTGCCGCCCTCGGCGTCGCTGCCGAATCACCACCACAACCACGTCAGAGATGACCTCCCCGTCGTCGTGAATGTTCCAGAGCGCAGAAATGGCATGGAGGCCGATGAGGAGAAGCCGACGCCAGTGGCGTACCTGTCCCAGGTAGTGGTGCTGTGCGAGCAGCGCCACGAGGGACTCGacgaggctgccgcggcggcggccgggccctCCACCATCGGGCTCGTCCCCAAGTGGCGGCCCAAGGACCGG ATGAAGACTGGATGTGTTGCACTTGTATTATGTTTAAACATTAGTGTTGATCCGCCAGATGTAATTAAAATTTCTCCTTGTGCAAGAATGGAGTGCTGGATAG ATCCATTTTCTATGGCACCTCCGAAAGCTCTCGAAAGTATTGGAAAAACATTGCACTTGCAGTACGAACGATGGCAACCTAAG GCTCGTTACAAGCTTCAGCTGGATCCAACAGTGGAGGAAGTTAAGAAGCTCTGTAATACTTGCCGCAAATTTGCCAGATCAGAGAGAGTCCTTTTCCATTATAATGGACATGGTGTACCAAAACCTACAGCTAATGGTGAGATTTGGGTGTTTAACAAG AGTTACACCCAGTATATTCCACTTCCTATTACTGATCTTGATTCATGGCTAAAAACACCTTCAATTTATGTATTTGACTGCTCAGCGGCTGGAATTATTGTTAAAGCTTTTCTAGAG CGCCTAGACTGGAGTTCTAGCAGCTCTGCGTCTTCACTGAAGGATTGCATTCTTCTTGCTGCCTGCGAGGCACATCAAACTCTTCCCCAGAGTGCAGAATTTCCTGCTGATGTGTTTACAGCTTGCCTCACAACACCCATCAAAATGGCATTGCACTG GTTTTGTAAGCGATCATTACTCTGTGGTTCTCTGGATCATTCTCTTATTGACCAAATTCCTGGAAGGCAAAATGACCGTAAAACTCTTCTTGGGGAGTTGAACTGGATTTTCACTGCTATTACAGATACTATTGCATGGAATGTTCTTCCTCATG ATCTATTCCAAAGGCTTTTCAGGCAAGATCTTCTGGTTGTTAGTCTCTTTCGCAACTTCTTACTTGCTGAGAGAATCATGAGATCTGCAAATTGTTCTCCAATTTCTTTCCCGTTGTTGCCACAAACACATCAACACCATATGTG GGATGCATGGGACATGGCTGCTGAGATATGCCTTTCCAAGCTTCCTCAATCAATTGCTGATCCAAATGCGGAGTTTCAG CCAAGCCCATTTTTTACGGAACAATTGACGGCTTTTGAAGTATGGCTTGATCATGGCTCTGAGGAGAAGAAACGGCCTGAACAGTTACCTATAGTTCTTCAG GTCTTGCTTAGTCAATCACACAGATTCAGAGCGCTTGTTCTCCTTGGAAGATTTCTTGACATGGGACCATGGGCAGTTGATTTG GCCTTGTCTGTCGGAATCTTCCCTTGTGTACTCAAACTGCTCCAAACAAGTGCAATGGAGTTGCGTCAAATTCTTGTGTTCATATGGACAAAAATTCTCTCTCTGGATAAG TCATGCCAAGTTGACTTGGTTAAAGATGGAGGGCATGCATATTTTATCAGATTTCTTGACAGTTTGGATGCTTACCCAGAGCAGCGTGCAATGGCTGCTTTCGTTTTAGCAGTTATTGTGGATGGACATAGAAGGGGTCAAGAGGCTTGTATTAATGCAGGTCTTATAGATGTTTGCCTGAGACATCTTCAACCTGAGAATCTTCATGATGCACAGACAGAGCCTTTGCTTTTGCAGTGGCTGTGTTTATGCCTCGGCAAACTCTGGGAAGATTTCCCTGATGCTCAGTTACTTGGTCTGCAATCAAATGCGCCAGAAATTGTTATCTGTCTATTGTCGGAGCCTCAACCTGAG GTCAGAGCTTCTGCTGTTTTTGCACTTGGGAATCTCCTGGATATGGGATCTTCATCATTGAATGGAGTTGATGACGAttctgatgatgatgaaaaGGTGAAAGCTGAAATAAATGTTGTTCGAAGCCTTCTACAGGTGTCTTCAGATGGTAGTCCCCTTGTTAGATCTGAGGTTGCTATAG CGCTTACCCGCTTTGCATCGGGTCACAACAAACATCTCAAATCTATTGCTGCTGAGTATTGGAAACCTCAAACCAATTCATTGCTGAAGTCACTACCATCATTGGCTAATATAAGCAATCCAAGTAATGTTTACAATCCCAACAGCATTCTACAAGGCAGCAGTGGCCTTGCTTCTCATATAGGACCTGTGCTAAgggtcggcagtgatagtggtgTCACTGACCGTGATGGAAGAATTTCTACAAGCAGCCCGATTGTGACAACTAGCATCATGCATGGCTCTCCCCAATCAGATGATTCTTCCCACCACTCTGATTCAGGCATATTACTGAAAGAGAATGCAAGTAATGGTGGTCTCAGCTACACCAGGTCAAAGCATGTTGATAGTggatttttttctcaatttataTCGACCATGTGTTCTGTTGCTAAAGATCCTTACCCAAGAATTTCAACCATTGGTCGGAGAGCACTGTTCCTCATAGGTGTTGAGCAAGTGGTCATGAAACATACTAGATTTAACAGTGGAGGTGCACATCAAGGAGAGACATCTGCACCTCCATCAAACTCTGGAATGGCACGCTCTTCTTCCTGGTTTGACATGAATTCTG GAAACTTCTCAATGGCATTTAGGACCCCTCCTGTTAGCCCCCCTCAGCATGATTATCTTACAGGATTACGCCGAGTGTGTTCTATGGATTTCAGACCACATCTTATGAATTCACCTGAGGGCTTAGCTGATCCCCTTTTAAGCTCTGCTGGAGCTCCCAGTAATGCTGAGCTAAGTATACTTCCCCAGTCAATAATTTACAACTGGAGCTGTGGTCACTTCTCTAGGCCACTTCTAACTGGTTCTGATGATAACGAGGACACAAATGctagaagagaagagagagaacgAATTGCACTAGATTACATTGCTAAATGCCAGCGTTCGT CAGCTTGCAAGATGACCAGCCAAATTGCTAGCTGGGATACGAGGTTTGAGTTGGGTACAAAAGCAGCATTATTGATGCCATTTTCTCCGATCGTCGTTGCAGCTGATGAAAATGAGCAAataag AGTGTGGAACTATGATGATGCACTACTGGTGAACACTTTCGAAAACCATAAGTTCTCTGACAGAGGGCTATCTAAGCTTTTGCATATCAATGAGCTTGATGAGAGCTTGCTTTTAGCTGCCTCAA GCGATGGGAATGTCCGCATATGGAAAAACTTTACTCAGAAGGGACGACAGAAACTTGTAACTGCTTTTTCATCAGTTCAGGGTCATCGAGCTGCCGGTCGCAGTATTGTGATCGATTGGCAGCAGCAATCTGGTTATCTG TACGCATCTGGTGACATGTCTTCTATCCTTGTATGGGATCTTGACAAGGAACAACTTCTCAGCACCACCCAATTATCGGCTGATAGCGCTATTTCTGCTCTG GTCTGCGTCTGTGCATGA